One Dromiciops gliroides isolate mDroGli1 chromosome 3, mDroGli1.pri, whole genome shotgun sequence DNA segment encodes these proteins:
- the LOC122746503 gene encoding LOW QUALITY PROTEIN: kelch domain-containing protein 3-like (The sequence of the model RefSeq protein was modified relative to this genomic sequence to represent the inferred CDS: inserted 2 bases in 1 codon) has translation MLRWTVHLEGGPRRVNHAAVSVGHRVYSFGGHCSGEDYETLRQIDVHVFDAVSLRWMKLPPMRSSRQAVEVPYMRYGHSAVLIDDTIYLWGGRNDTEGACNVLYGFDINTHKWFTPKVSGTVSGARDGHSACVLGKNMYVFGGYEQLADCFSNDIHKXNMTWTLISAKGTPAQWRDCHSATMLGNLMYVFGGQADRFGPFHSNNEIYCNRIRIFDTRAEAWLECPSTPLLPEGRRSHSAFGYNGELYIFGCYNARLNRHFHDLWKFNPVSFSWKKIEPKGKGPCPHRCQCCCIMGDKIVLFGGTSPPEEGLGDEFDLMDHSDLHIPDFSPSLKTLCKLTLIQYNLDQTCLPHDIRWELTAMTNSNIIPWVEGSLHCFPY, from the exons ATGTTACGGTGGACGGTGCACCTGGAGGGCGGGCCCCGCAGGGTGAATCATGCAGCAGTGTCTGTGGGGCACCGGGTGTATTCATTTGGAGGACACTGTTCTGGAGAAGACTATGAGACATTACGCCAGATTGATGTACACGTTTTCGATGCAGTGTCATTGCGTTGGATGAAGTTGCCCCCAATGCGGTCCAGCAGACAGGCTGTGGAAGTGCCCTACATGCGTTATGGACATTCGGCCGTCCTCATTGATGACACTATCTACCTGTGGGGTGGACGCAATGACACAGAAGGAGCCTGCAATGTGCTCTATGGCTTTGATATCAACACTCACAAGTGGTTCACACCCAAGGTATCTGGGACAGTGTCTGGGGCCCGAGATGGACATTCAGCCTGTGTCCTGGGCAAGAACATGTATGTCTTCGGGGGCTATGAGCAGCTGGCTGACTGCTTTTCCAATGATATCCACAA CAACATGACGTGGACCCTCATTTCTGCCAAGGGCACTCCCGCACAATGGAGGGACTGTCACTCAGCTACAATGTTGGGCAACCTCATGTATGTTTTTGGGGGTCAAGCTGATCGATTTGGACCCTTTCACTCAAATAATGAGATCTATTGTAACCGAATCCGTATCTTTGACACAAGGGCTGAGGCCTGGTTGGAGTGTCCATCTACCCCATTGTTGCCTGAGGGTCGAAGAAGCCACTCTGCCTTTGGGTACAATGGGGAGCTGTACATATTTGGCTGCTACAACGCAAGGCTGAATCGGCATTTTCATGACCTCTGGAAGTTCAATCCAGTGTCCTTCTCTTGGAAGAAGATTGAACCTAAGGGAAAGGGGCCATGCCCCCACCGATGCCAGTGCTGTTGCATCATGGGAGACAAGATTGTCCTCTTTGGGGGCACTAGTCCTCCTGAGGAAGGCCTAGGAGATGAGTTTGACCTCATGGACCACTCTGACCTACACATTCCAGACTTTAGTCCCAGCCTGAAGACCTTGTGCAAACTGACTCTGATTCAGTATAACCTGGACCAGACCTGTCTGCCCCATGATATCAGGTGGGAGCTGACTGCCATGACCAACAGCAACATCATCCCATGGGTAGAGGGAAGCCTCCATTGCTTTCCCTACTGA